In a genomic window of Glaciimonas sp. PCH181:
- a CDS encoding histidine phosphatase family protein, giving the protein MELILWRHAEAEVGEPDEGRALTGKGHKQAWKMAEWLDQNLPNTCKILCSPAMRTRQTAEALGRKFKIHPDLAPNCTPEQLLAAAHWPDSREPVLIIGHQPTLGQVAAMLIASEKKEWSIRKGNAWWIAQRERGDITTTFLKAVMSPDLVTK; this is encoded by the coding sequence ATGGAACTGATACTGTGGCGACACGCCGAGGCTGAAGTTGGCGAACCTGACGAAGGCCGCGCCCTGACTGGCAAAGGACATAAGCAGGCGTGGAAAATGGCCGAATGGCTTGACCAGAATTTACCCAATACCTGCAAGATACTTTGCAGTCCCGCCATGCGCACGCGCCAAACCGCCGAAGCATTAGGTCGCAAATTCAAAATTCATCCCGACCTTGCGCCAAACTGCACACCAGAGCAATTGCTGGCAGCAGCCCACTGGCCGGATTCGCGTGAACCGGTCCTGATCATCGGTCATCAACCCACCCTAGGCCAGGTCGCCGCGATGCTGATCGCCAGTGAGAAAAAAGAATGGTCAATTCGCAAAGGCAATGCATGGTGGATTGCACAACGCGAACGCGGTGATATTACGACCACTTTTCTAAAAGCCGTGATGTCGCCCGATCTGGTTACCAAGTAA